The proteins below come from a single Oscillospiraceae bacterium genomic window:
- a CDS encoding DeoR family transcriptional regulator, with the protein MNFEFMTIDTPLPPCMPFPRALTGFPVSSTAKVMYCRMLDAMLSKGQEDENGILFVCFPVTAIAAVLSRSPMTVKRSLNELETAGLIMRVRQGVGEPNRIYVLIPGKGDAALA; encoded by the coding sequence ATGAATTTTGAATTTATGACGATAGACACACCACTGCCGCCCTGTATGCCATTTCCCAGAGCGTTGACAGGATTTCCAGTCAGCAGCACCGCAAAGGTCATGTACTGCCGGATGCTGGACGCTATGCTATCCAAAGGGCAGGAGGACGAGAACGGAATCCTGTTTGTCTGCTTCCCTGTCACAGCCATTGCCGCAGTCCTGTCCCGCAGTCCTATGACGGTCAAGCGTTCTCTGAATGAACTGGAAACCGCCGGACTTATCATGCGGGTGCGTCAGGGCGTTGGAGAACCAAACCGGATTTATGTGCTGATACCGGGAAAGGGGGACGCTGCCCTTGCCTGA
- a CDS encoding 6-phosphofructokinase — MAIRVGILTSGGDCPGLNATLRGVAKALYHRMGDKVEIVGIMNGYDGLISGNYREMSPDEFSGILTVGGTILGTKRTPFKKMRVVEDDKVDKVAAMKKNYRAAKLDCLLCLGGNGTHKTANLLSQEGLNIIGLPKTIDNDIYGTDVTFGFHTAVDIATEVIDRIHTTAGSHSRVMCIEIMGNKAGWLTLYSGIAGGADIILLPELPYDIKKVAAAVENRAKAGKNFSILAVAEGAFSVEEAKMKRKEWTAKRAEAGYTTATARIAKQVEELTGAETRICVPGHMQRGGSPSAYDRVLATQFGSYAAGLVADEHYGVTVAMVNRHVTANPLADIAGKTRGVPGDCDMLNVARAMGISLG, encoded by the coding sequence ATGGCGATTCGTGTTGGCATCCTGACTTCCGGCGGCGACTGCCCCGGCCTGAACGCTACCCTGCGCGGCGTGGCCAAGGCGCTGTATCACCGGATGGGCGATAAAGTTGAGATCGTTGGCATTATGAACGGCTATGACGGCCTGATCAGCGGCAACTACCGCGAGATGTCCCCCGACGAGTTCTCCGGCATCCTGACCGTGGGCGGCACCATTCTGGGCACCAAGCGCACCCCCTTTAAAAAGATGCGCGTGGTCGAAGACGACAAGGTGGACAAGGTCGCCGCGATGAAGAAAAACTACCGCGCCGCCAAGCTGGACTGCCTGCTCTGTCTGGGCGGCAACGGCACCCACAAGACCGCGAACCTGCTCAGCCAGGAAGGGCTGAACATCATCGGCCTGCCTAAGACCATCGACAACGACATCTACGGCACCGACGTCACCTTCGGCTTCCACACTGCCGTGGACATCGCCACCGAGGTCATCGACCGCATCCACACAACCGCCGGCAGCCACAGCCGCGTGATGTGCATTGAGATCATGGGCAACAAGGCCGGCTGGCTGACGCTGTACTCCGGCATTGCGGGCGGCGCAGACATCATCCTGCTGCCCGAGCTGCCCTACGATATCAAGAAGGTTGCCGCTGCTGTAGAGAACCGCGCCAAGGCAGGTAAGAACTTCTCGATTTTGGCCGTGGCCGAGGGTGCCTTCTCGGTCGAGGAGGCCAAAATGAAGCGCAAGGAGTGGACGGCCAAGCGCGCCGAGGCCGGTTACACCACCGCCACCGCCCGCATTGCGAAGCAGGTCGAGGAGTTGACCGGCGCCGAGACCCGCATCTGCGTGCCCGGCCACATGCAGCGCGGCGGCAGCCCCAGCGCCTACGACCGCGTGCTGGCAACCCAGTTTGGCTCCTACGCGGCCGGGCTGGTGGCGGACGAGCATTACGGCGTGACCGTCGCCATGGTGAACCGCCACGTCACCGCCAACCCGCTGGCCGACATTGCCGGCAAGACCCGCGGCGTGCCCGGCGACTGCGACATGCTGAATGTCGCCCGCGCCATGGGCATCAGTCTGGGCTGA
- a CDS encoding DUF3846 domain-containing protein: MKEYDVKITETLEKTVTVQAESHDAAEEQVRAAYYNSEYILDSENFTGVAFGTTEEREVQKEQADTMNVLLVKPFMYPQAVQIGCELEDLQKAVGGDIEATYPFNEPVALVMHDEGKLVGKELNRALRDDDGDIYDIIAGDFLVVGLGEDDFCSLSPELMKQFEEHFHQPETFVRMGRSIMALPLPDDMVKKEDAPVKADSVPHKSNPDRDVL, encoded by the coding sequence TTGAAAGAATACGATGTGAAGATCACCGAAACCTTGGAGAAAACGGTTACGGTGCAAGCAGAATCTCACGATGCGGCAGAGGAACAGGTTAGAGCCGCTTATTACAATTCGGAGTACATTCTGGACTCCGAAAACTTTACCGGTGTTGCGTTCGGCACGACCGAGGAACGGGAGGTTCAGAAAGAACAGGCAGATACCATGAATGTGTTGCTGGTAAAGCCGTTCATGTATCCGCAGGCTGTGCAGATCGGCTGTGAGCTGGAGGATTTGCAGAAAGCCGTAGGTGGCGATATTGAGGCAACTTATCCGTTCAATGAGCCGGTTGCACTGGTGATGCACGACGAAGGTAAACTCGTAGGCAAAGAACTGAACCGTGCGCTGCGTGATGATGACGGCGATATTTATGACATTATCGCCGGTGATTTTCTGGTTGTGGGATTGGGCGAGGATGATTTTTGTTCTCTGTCCCCGGAACTGATGAAGCAGTTTGAGGAACACTTTCATCAGCCTGAGACTTTTGTACGCATGGGGCGCAGCATTATGGCGCTTCCCCTGCCGGATGACATGGTGAAGAAAGAAGATGCACCTGTCAAAGCTGATTCGGTTCCCCACAAAAGTAACCCTGACCGAGATGTTCTGTAA
- a CDS encoding MarR family transcriptional regulator, with protein sequence MENNHFNVAWAKSTALYTKAASVLGVGYPEMMVLYALESMGELTQKQIAENFGMQKQTVHTVVSALQKKGYLLLEASEGDKREKRIVLTESGQVYAHRMIAPLRKAEEKVYRTIGNERLQAMCEILDLFNLLFERELRGGLGSE encoded by the coding sequence ATGGAAAACAATCATTTTAACGTTGCGTGGGCGAAAAGCACTGCGCTATATACAAAAGCAGCTTCAGTACTTGGCGTCGGATACCCGGAAATGATGGTGCTGTATGCGCTGGAATCCATGGGAGAACTGACGCAAAAGCAGATCGCAGAGAATTTCGGTATGCAAAAACAGACGGTTCATACGGTCGTGAGCGCACTTCAAAAGAAGGGCTATTTACTGTTGGAGGCCAGCGAGGGCGATAAACGTGAGAAGCGGATCGTCTTGACTGAAAGCGGACAGGTATACGCCCACAGAATGATTGCGCCTTTACGAAAAGCCGAGGAGAAGGTTTATAGAACAATCGGGAACGAACGGCTCCAAGCCATGTGTGAAATTCTTGACCTTTTCAATCTTCTCTTTGAAAGAGAGCTGAGAGGAGGTCTGGGCAGTGAATAA
- a CDS encoding PcfB family protein, producing MQEEVENRTVNLAISTTKLTGRTIIAGIRKYLQHREKVKMKKARDPAVHGKQSVKQLLGQNQGATNVEIDKESIRDFEKLAKKYGVDFAVRKDKSVDPPRFLVFVRSKDADALDAICKEHQARALTKNEKPSVLAQLKKFKEIVAAIPKKVREKKQERDL from the coding sequence ATGCAGGAAGAAGTTGAAAACAGAACAGTAAACCTGGCGATCAGCACAACCAAGCTGACGGGGCGCACTATCATTGCCGGTATCCGCAAGTATTTGCAGCACCGGGAAAAAGTGAAGATGAAAAAGGCACGAGACCCTGCCGTTCATGGAAAGCAATCCGTGAAACAGCTTTTGGGACAGAATCAGGGTGCTACGAATGTTGAGATCGACAAAGAGAGTATCCGTGATTTTGAAAAGCTCGCCAAGAAGTATGGCGTGGACTTTGCCGTAAGAAAAGATAAGTCCGTTGATCCTCCCCGGTTTCTTGTTTTTGTCCGTTCTAAAGATGCAGATGCTTTGGATGCAATCTGCAAGGAACATCAGGCAAGGGCATTAACCAAGAATGAAAAGCCGAGCGTTCTGGCGCAGCTGAAGAAGTTCAAGGAAATTGTCGCAGCGATTCCGAAGAAGGTTCGAGAGAAGAAACAGGAGCGTGATCTGTGA
- a CDS encoding ParA family protein: MSKKATIIAVVNQKGGTGKTTTTENLGVGLALEGKKVLLVDTDPQASLTVSLGNPCPDDLSPTLSDLMGKIMMENPITPDEGILHHPEGVDLVPSNIELSGMEVALVNAMSRETILRQYLDTVKQNYDYILLDCMPSLGMLTVNALAAADNVLIPVQAAYLPAKGLEQLLGTINKVKRQINPKLRIEGILLTMVDSRTNYSKDISNLIRESYGGKLKVYKTDIPRSVRAEEISAEGTSIFKHDPKGKVAEAYKILTKEVLNNAEKRRKHQLEGVR; encoded by the coding sequence ATGTCGAAAAAAGCAACCATCATTGCGGTGGTCAATCAGAAAGGAGGCACTGGAAAGACCACCACCACCGAGAATCTTGGCGTTGGCTTGGCTCTTGAAGGAAAAAAGGTGCTTCTGGTAGACACCGATCCCCAGGCTTCCCTGACGGTCAGTTTGGGCAATCCCTGCCCGGATGATCTGTCTCCGACACTTTCCGATCTGATGGGAAAGATTATGATGGAAAACCCTATTACTCCCGATGAAGGGATTCTTCATCATCCGGAGGGCGTTGATTTGGTGCCGTCCAACATCGAACTCTCAGGTATGGAGGTAGCACTGGTCAATGCCATGAGCCGGGAAACCATTCTTCGGCAATACCTGGATACAGTCAAACAGAATTATGATTACATTCTTCTTGACTGTATGCCGTCTTTGGGTATGCTGACCGTCAATGCGTTGGCAGCTGCCGACAATGTGCTGATACCGGTTCAGGCAGCATACCTTCCTGCAAAGGGTCTGGAACAGCTGCTTGGAACCATCAACAAGGTCAAGAGGCAAATCAACCCGAAACTGAGGATTGAAGGGATTCTTCTGACGATGGTGGACAGCCGCACCAACTACTCCAAAGACATCAGCAATCTGATTCGGGAGAGCTACGGCGGAAAGCTGAAGGTTTACAAGACCGACATTCCCCGCTCTGTCCGTGCAGAGGAAATCAGCGCAGAGGGAACCAGTATCTTCAAGCATGATCCCAAAGGCAAAGTTGCCGAAGCCTATAAAATTCTGACGAAGGAGGTGTTAAACAATGCAGAAAAAAGGCGCAAACATCAGCTTGAAGGGGTACGATGA
- a CDS encoding helix-turn-helix transcriptional regulator: MKGATSIQERLWELRKDKGLNLEELSKLTGISKSALGSYEKEDFKEINHGNLITLADFYGVSVDYLLCRTENREQINTSLTELHLNDEMVALLKSGRINNRLLCELATHKDFIKFLADIEIYVDGIATMQIQNLNALVDTVRHEIIERYRPGEDDPHLKVLQAAHISDDEYFSHMVLDDLNLIIRDIREAHKKDSESAPQTTVADELKENLEAVENFKGSRDEKLVVLYCKQLGINYKNLSDEEFRWLIRILKKSKKMGTPISQRKKR, from the coding sequence ATGAAAGGAGCAACAAGCATACAGGAACGCCTTTGGGAACTCCGCAAGGACAAAGGCTTAAATCTGGAAGAACTATCAAAGCTGACGGGTATTTCCAAATCTGCTCTCGGAAGTTATGAAAAAGAGGATTTTAAGGAAATCAATCATGGCAACCTTATCACGCTGGCAGACTTCTATGGGGTTTCCGTTGATTATCTACTGTGCCGGACAGAGAACAGGGAGCAGATCAACACGTCATTGACGGAGCTGCATTTGAATGATGAGATGGTTGCTCTCCTGAAAAGCGGTCGGATTAACAACCGTCTGCTCTGTGAGCTTGCCACACATAAAGATTTTATCAAGTTTCTTGCAGACATTGAGATTTATGTGGACGGGATTGCCACCATGCAGATTCAAAATCTCAATGCACTTGTCGATACCGTCCGGCATGAAATCATTGAACGGTATCGCCCCGGCGAAGATGACCCGCATTTGAAAGTGCTGCAAGCCGCCCATATCAGCGATGATGAATATTTCAGCCACATGGTTCTGGATGACCTCAATCTCATTATCCGGGATATTCGGGAAGCTCACAAAAAGGACAGTGAGAGTGCGCCCCAGACCACCGTTGCCGATGAACTGAAAGAAAATCTGGAAGCGGTCGAAAATTTCAAGGGCAGTCGGGATGAAAAGCTCGTTGTCCTTTACTGCAAGCAGCTCGGTATCAACTATAAAAATCTGTCAGATGAAGAATTTCGCTGGCTCATTCGGATTCTCAAAAAATCAAAGAAAATGGGAACGCCTATCAGCCAAAGGAAAAAACGGTAA
- a CDS encoding replication initiator protein A, which yields MSFDYFYGQQSDLFTFYRVPKVLFTNERFWNISADAKMLYGILLDRMSLSAKNGWIDKNGRVYIIFTIDEAKMALNCAEQKAIKLLSELEKKAGLIERKRQGLGKPNLIYVKNFISAVDSQLLNCENHNSGTMEITTQELPKSQCNNTDIKNTEFSDTDSIFPSGNGGMMDENDRYQEYFDYFSDQLSMDLLKKDYPYDSEMLDNILELIVETVCTKRPLIRIGAEERPAEIVRSRFMKLNAEHIRYVMDCFKENTTKIRNIRQYMLTTIYNAPTTIDTYYDALVRHDMSHGYLEGGFKKLKMKREEGE from the coding sequence GTGAGTTTTGATTATTTTTACGGTCAGCAATCCGATCTATTCACATTCTATCGAGTTCCGAAGGTGTTGTTCACGAACGAGAGGTTCTGGAATATTTCTGCCGATGCCAAGATGCTGTATGGCATTTTGCTTGACCGCATGAGCCTGTCTGCCAAGAATGGTTGGATAGATAAAAACGGTAGAGTGTATATCATTTTTACAATCGACGAAGCGAAGATGGCTCTGAACTGTGCTGAACAAAAGGCTATCAAGCTGCTCAGTGAACTTGAGAAGAAAGCAGGATTGATTGAACGTAAGCGCCAGGGTTTGGGAAAGCCCAACCTGATCTATGTGAAGAACTTTATCTCTGCTGTGGATTCACAACTCTTGAATTGTGAAAATCACAATTCTGGAACAATGGAAATCACAACTCAAGAACTTCCGAAATCACAATGTAATAATACTGATATTAAAAATACTGAATTTAGTGATACTGATTCTATCTTTCCTTCCGGAAATGGTGGAATGATGGACGAGAATGACCGGTATCAAGAATACTTTGATTATTTCTCGGATCAGCTTAGTATGGATTTGTTGAAGAAGGATTACCCTTACGATTCCGAAATGCTGGATAACATTCTGGAGTTGATCGTTGAAACAGTTTGCACGAAGCGACCGTTGATTCGCATTGGTGCAGAGGAGCGTCCGGCAGAAATTGTCCGCAGTCGGTTTATGAAACTGAATGCCGAACACATTCGATATGTTATGGACTGCTTCAAGGAGAACACCACAAAGATTAGAAATATCCGTCAGTATATGCTGACTACGATATACAATGCGCCGACGACAATAGACACCTACTACGATGCTCTTGTTCGGCACGATATGTCACACGGATATTTGGAAGGAGGATTTAAGAAATTGAAAATGAAGCGAGAGGAAGGAGAGTGA
- a CDS encoding recombinase family protein, whose amino-acid sequence MDKRKMKKLLILNLPYFLVGLFATNLGEAWRLAEGADSSAKILSFFHALPIALNNPFPSFHPLDLLIGILCGAGLRLAVYLKGKNAKKYRHNVEYGSARWGTAKDIEPFIAPKFEDNVILTKTERLMMSNRPKNPANARNKNVLIIGGSGSGKTRFWLKPNLLQMHSSYVVTDPKGSIVIECGNALLKHGYTIKIFNTINFQKSMHYNPFAYIHSEKDILKLVTTLIANTKGDGKAGDEFWTKAETLLYCALIGYIHYEAPVEEQNFSTLIEFLNAMEVREDDEEFQNPVDLMFEALEKKKPNHFAVRQYKKYKLAAGVVCSKRLLNQAVGKSLRTHNLKPKKGAQVMRKNEKITALYERLSRDDFGKDDDQQRESNSISNQKAMLEEFAARQGFTNIVHFTDDGISGTCFDRPGFLAMMKEVEAGNVEYLCIKDMSRMGRDYLKVGQIMEILRQRGVRLIAINDGVDSARGDDDFTPFRNIMNEYYARDTSRKIRSTFQSKGKSGKHLTGTVIYGYLWNEARDQWLVDPEAADVVKRIFAMTIDGYGPYQIASKLKSEKVLIPSAYLAQHGEGVNKNKTFKDMYGWGSSTICNILEKREYLGHTINFKTRKHFKDKKSHYVPEDEWTIFENTHEPIIDQQTFDLVQKIRGNVRRYPDGWGEAAPLTGLLYCADCGGKMYVHRTNNGKRISQYTCSQYSKVPVGKLCKTQHRINEDVVLSLVSEMLKAIAEYAKHDRAEFVRVVQEAQSSQQTAEVKKQRSRLATAKQRVSELEVLLCKIYEDNILGKLSDSRYATLDAQYEKEQTELTAEISVLEKAVKSYEKHEKDADRFIALIDKYENFDKLTIAMLNEFIEKILVHERDRKGSISYKPLWHTLLERDMRKEDLRLAAGMTTNMIANMSKEGKHISMDTLARICETLNCEITDVIELVPDEPTSTGGKEHERTETKNNGKRN is encoded by the coding sequence ATGGATAAGAGAAAAATGAAAAAGCTCCTGATTCTGAATTTACCGTATTTTCTGGTAGGGTTGTTCGCTACGAATTTAGGAGAAGCATGGAGATTGGCTGAGGGGGCAGATTCATCTGCGAAAATCCTCAGCTTTTTTCATGCCCTTCCGATAGCCCTGAACAATCCGTTTCCCAGCTTTCACCCGTTGGATTTGCTGATTGGTATTCTCTGCGGCGCAGGACTTCGGCTGGCTGTCTATCTAAAAGGCAAAAACGCAAAGAAGTACCGACACAATGTTGAGTACGGTTCTGCTCGTTGGGGAACGGCAAAAGATATTGAGCCGTTTATTGCACCAAAGTTCGAGGACAATGTGATCCTGACGAAAACGGAGCGGCTGATGATGAGCAATCGCCCGAAGAATCCTGCCAATGCCCGAAATAAGAATGTTCTGATTATCGGCGGTTCGGGTTCCGGTAAAACTCGCTTTTGGTTGAAGCCAAACCTTCTCCAGATGCACAGTTCCTATGTGGTCACTGACCCGAAAGGCAGCATCGTGATTGAGTGCGGCAACGCCCTTTTGAAGCATGGCTACACCATCAAGATTTTCAACACCATCAACTTTCAGAAGTCGATGCACTATAACCCATTTGCCTATATCCATTCAGAAAAAGACATTCTGAAACTGGTGACAACGCTGATTGCCAACACAAAGGGTGATGGAAAAGCCGGTGATGAGTTCTGGACGAAGGCGGAAACGCTGCTCTACTGTGCCTTGATCGGATATATCCACTATGAAGCTCCGGTTGAGGAACAGAATTTCTCCACCCTGATTGAGTTCCTGAACGCAATGGAGGTGCGGGAAGATGATGAGGAGTTCCAGAACCCGGTGGATCTGATGTTTGAAGCCCTGGAAAAGAAAAAGCCGAATCACTTTGCAGTCCGTCAGTATAAAAAATACAAGCTGGCTGCCGGTGTTGTATGCTCTAAAAGACTTCTTAATCAAGCGGTTGGGAAGTCTCTTAGAACACACAACCTAAAACCGAAGAAAGGAGCGCAAGTTATGAGAAAAAATGAGAAAATCACAGCTCTGTACGAACGACTGAGCCGTGATGACTTTGGCAAAGATGATGACCAACAGCGTGAGAGCAATTCCATATCCAATCAAAAGGCAATGTTGGAGGAGTTCGCCGCACGGCAGGGCTTTACAAACATTGTCCATTTCACGGACGATGGCATTAGTGGTACTTGCTTTGACCGTCCCGGATTTTTAGCAATGATGAAAGAAGTGGAAGCCGGGAATGTGGAGTACCTGTGTATCAAGGACATGAGCCGCATGGGTCGTGACTATCTGAAAGTCGGTCAGATTATGGAAATCCTGCGTCAGCGTGGCGTTCGCCTTATCGCCATCAATGACGGCGTGGACAGTGCCAGAGGGGACGATGATTTTACCCCTTTCCGCAACATTATGAACGAGTATTACGCCAGAGACACCAGCCGTAAAATCCGCTCCACTTTCCAGTCCAAAGGCAAGTCCGGCAAGCACCTCACAGGCACGGTCATTTACGGCTATCTCTGGAACGAAGCCAGAGACCAATGGTTGGTTGACCCCGAAGCCGCTGATGTGGTCAAGCGCATCTTTGCCATGACGATTGACGGCTACGGTCCGTATCAGATCGCCAGCAAACTGAAATCGGAAAAGGTGCTTATTCCGTCTGCTTACCTTGCCCAACACGGCGAGGGCGTGAACAAAAACAAGACTTTCAAAGATATGTACGGCTGGGGTTCTTCCACCATCTGCAACATTCTTGAAAAGCGTGAATATCTGGGACACACCATCAATTTCAAGACCCGAAAGCACTTCAAGGACAAGAAAAGCCATTATGTCCCGGAGGACGAATGGACAATTTTCGAGAATACCCATGAGCCTATCATTGACCAGCAGACCTTTGACCTTGTGCAGAAAATCCGTGGGAATGTCAGACGCTACCCGGACGGCTGGGGCGAAGCAGCTCCCCTCACAGGCTTGCTTTATTGTGCCGATTGCGGCGGCAAGATGTATGTCCACCGTACCAACAACGGCAAGCGTATTTCTCAATATACCTGTTCCCAATACAGCAAAGTCCCAGTTGGAAAGCTCTGCAAGACCCAGCATCGTATCAATGAAGATGTGGTACTGTCCCTTGTTTCCGAAATGCTCAAAGCCATTGCCGAGTATGCGAAGCATGACCGAGCCGAGTTTGTCCGTGTGGTACAGGAAGCGCAGTCCAGCCAGCAGACAGCAGAGGTTAAGAAACAGCGGTCACGCCTTGCCACCGCCAAGCAGAGAGTGTCCGAGCTGGAAGTCCTGCTCTGCAAAATCTATGAGGACAACATTTTAGGCAAGCTGTCTGACAGCAGATATGCCACTCTGGACGCTCAATATGAAAAGGAGCAGACCGAGCTTACCGCCGAAATCTCTGTTCTGGAAAAGGCTGTCAAGAGCTATGAGAAGCACGAAAAGGACGCTGACCGTTTTATCGCTCTGATTGATAAGTATGAGAACTTCGACAAGCTGACCATTGCCATGCTCAACGAGTTTATCGAGAAAATCCTTGTGCATGAGCGTGACCGCAAAGGCAGTATCAGCTATAAACCACTCTGGCACACACTGTTAGAGCGTGATATGCGAAAAGAAGATTTAAGGCTTGCCGCTGGTATGACAACGAATATGATTGCCAACATGAGTAAAGAGGGAAAGCACATCAGCATGGACACATTAGCCCGTATCTGCGAAACGCTGAATTGTGAGATTACCGATGTGATTGAGTTAGTACCAGACGAGCCTACTTCCACAGGAGGTAAGGAACATGAGCGAACTGAAACCAAGAATAACGGAAAACGGAATTGA
- a CDS encoding DUF5720 family protein: MQRNSTIGELMERKRIQDGAKEYQGHTYMDLARFDDATKHMIIFDVLTDESPVGWKGERNRLYLSDVGYQKALDNQKAGNIKIISHAAVAKGNLYYDHRDMAR, encoded by the coding sequence ATGCAAAGAAATTCGACGATTGGAGAGCTGATGGAGCGAAAGCGGATTCAGGATGGTGCCAAGGAGTACCAGGGACATACCTATATGGACTTGGCACGATTTGATGACGCCACCAAGCACATGATTATTTTCGATGTGCTGACCGATGAATCGCCTGTCGGTTGGAAAGGCGAAAGAAATCGCCTGTATTTGAGCGATGTGGGTTATCAGAAGGCTCTGGATAACCAGAAAGCTGGCAATATCAAGATTATCAGCCATGCCGCAGTTGCCAAGGGCAATCTGTATTACGACCACAGAGATATGGCACGATAA
- a CDS encoding MATE family efflux transporter, translating to MNNKRTFFQYVIPSVLSFALSGVYAIVDGFFVGNSIGDAGLSAINIAYPITAVLQSVGTGIGMGGSVKYSILKAAGNEKKAREFVAGATWLMLLFSAVLTVTVFFTSEKILSALGASGELLTLGNEYIKVIALGAILQVFGTGLVPFMRNYGGSLWAMIAMICGFATNVALDYTFVWVLGRGMYGAALATIIGQGVTMAVALVYCAIKKNLTLKIAPVDTPKTAFQILKIGLAPFGLTLAPNISLVIINRFSVYYGGQEAIATYACISYIICIVYLLLQGVGDGSQPLMSQFYGAGEEKSLKQTKTLAYEFSMVLAVISAILIYLLRGKIGLLFGSSAEVNAGVIKVMPIFLVSVPFDAITRVSAAAFYATEKSVLSYVLTFIEPIIMLVLMLMLPPVFGGQITIWWSAVFAKVITASVSIVLSVRYSAQRNR from the coding sequence GTGAATAACAAGCGGACTTTCTTTCAGTATGTGATTCCGTCCGTGTTATCCTTTGCGCTTTCCGGGGTGTATGCCATCGTTGACGGTTTCTTTGTAGGCAACTCAATCGGGGATGCCGGACTTTCCGCAATCAACATTGCATATCCCATCACGGCGGTCCTGCAATCCGTAGGGACAGGAATCGGAATGGGTGGTTCAGTCAAATACTCCATTCTGAAAGCAGCAGGAAATGAGAAAAAAGCACGGGAGTTCGTTGCCGGTGCAACATGGCTGATGCTTCTTTTCAGCGCTGTCCTGACTGTCACCGTTTTCTTCACTTCAGAGAAAATCCTTTCTGCCCTTGGTGCATCGGGCGAGTTGCTTACTCTGGGAAATGAGTATATCAAGGTAATTGCCCTTGGAGCGATTTTACAGGTGTTCGGCACCGGACTGGTTCCGTTTATGCGTAATTACGGCGGTTCTTTGTGGGCAATGATCGCTATGATCTGCGGCTTTGCTACCAATGTTGCTCTTGACTATACTTTTGTGTGGGTTCTTGGACGGGGCATGTACGGTGCGGCATTGGCGACCATTATTGGGCAGGGAGTTACCATGGCGGTTGCACTCGTGTATTGCGCCATCAAAAAGAACCTCACTCTGAAAATCGCACCTGTTGATACCCCGAAAACGGCATTTCAGATATTAAAAATCGGACTTGCTCCATTTGGCTTGACCCTTGCCCCAAATATCTCTCTTGTGATCATCAACCGATTTTCGGTTTATTATGGCGGACAGGAGGCTATCGCCACCTATGCCTGTATCTCCTATATCATCTGCATTGTTTATCTTCTTTTGCAGGGTGTCGGTGATGGTAGCCAGCCGCTCATGAGTCAGTTCTACGGAGCAGGCGAAGAAAAATCGCTCAAACAAACCAAAACGCTGGCGTATGAATTTTCCATGGTTTTGGCGGTAATCAGTGCGATTCTGATTTACCTGCTCCGTGGAAAGATTGGACTACTGTTCGGTTCATCTGCCGAGGTAAACGCAGGGGTCATAAAGGTCATGCCGATCTTCCTTGTGTCGGTTCCGTTTGACGCCATCACACGAGTTTCCGCGGCGGCTTTCTACGCAACCGAAAAAAGTGTGCTGTCCTATGTTCTGACCTTTATCGAACCCATCATCATGCTGGTGTTGATGCTGATGCTGCCGCCGGTGTTTGGCGGTCAAATCACGATTTGGTGGAGCGCCGTATTTGCAAAGGTCATTACCGCATCAGTAAGCATTGTGCTGTCCGTTAGATACAGCGCACAAAGAAATCGATAA
- a CDS encoding TnpV protein, whose amino-acid sequence MSELKPRITENGIDYILVRDYYIPDLKLPKEHRPIGKYGRMHREYLREVHPVRLNTLTLTGELWTYLADLNEQAQERLDTIMEQMKDAEGVTEELKRTQEMEWVRRCNNIHNRAEEIILQEMIYS is encoded by the coding sequence ATGAGCGAACTGAAACCAAGAATAACGGAAAACGGAATTGATTATATCCTTGTCAGAGATTACTATATCCCGGATTTGAAGCTGCCGAAGGAACACCGCCCTATTGGAAAGTACGGACGGATGCACAGGGAATATTTAAGGGAAGTCCACCCAGTCAGATTGAACACATTGACCTTGACCGGGGAGTTATGGACATACCTTGCAGACCTGAACGAACAGGCACAGGAACGGTTAGACACCATCATGGAGCAGATGAAAGATGCCGAGGGCGTGACCGAGGAATTGAAACGAACCCAAGAAATGGAATGGGTGCGGCGTTGCAATAACATTCACAACCGGGCAGAAGAAATTATTTTGCAAGAGATGATTTATTCATAA